Proteins from a single region of Desulfovibrio porci:
- the ilvB gene encoding biosynthetic-type acetolactate synthase large subunit, giving the protein MECTGAQILLESLKREGVDVLFGYPGGAVIDIYDELPRHPEIRHVLVRHEQGAVHAADGYARASGKVGACLVTSGPGATNTVTGIATAYSDSIPLVVVTGQVPTKLIGNDAFQEVDIVGITRPCTKHNFLVKDVNKLALTIRQAFYLARSGRPGPVLVDLPKDVVQARAEFTWPEDIYMRSYNPTYKPNLNQLRRTVEELAQAKRPVLLAGGGVIMANAAEELTALARRLHIPVACTLMGLGGFPATDPLSLGMVGMHGTYAANLAINNADLLVCVGARFDDRVTGKLTAFAPKARIVHIDIDPTSIRKNVAVEVPVVGDCKQALAGIMEICEAKLSGKDWAAEHAEWVRAVAEWKESKPLSYQKNGNIKPQQVVEALRELTRGDAIIATEVGQHQMWAAQFYSFTKPRTLLTSGGLGTMGYGFPAAIGAQFALPDKMVIAVAGDASLQMNIQELATAVAYKLPVKVVILNNRHLGMVRQWQELFYNHNYSSTNMEAQPDFVKLAEAYGAEGYRIEKPEDLLPELEKALATPNPAFIDVVVEREENVYPIVPAGAALDEMLLV; this is encoded by the coding sequence ATGGAATGCACAGGTGCGCAGATTCTTCTTGAATCCCTGAAGCGTGAAGGCGTGGACGTGCTGTTCGGCTATCCGGGCGGCGCGGTGATCGATATTTATGACGAGCTGCCGCGACATCCCGAGATCCGCCATGTGCTGGTCCGCCATGAGCAGGGAGCTGTGCACGCGGCTGACGGCTATGCCCGCGCCTCCGGCAAGGTCGGGGCCTGCCTGGTGACCTCCGGGCCGGGCGCCACCAATACGGTGACGGGCATAGCCACAGCGTATTCCGACTCCATTCCGCTGGTTGTGGTCACGGGCCAGGTGCCTACCAAGCTCATCGGCAACGACGCCTTCCAGGAAGTGGACATTGTGGGCATCACCCGCCCGTGCACCAAGCACAATTTTCTGGTCAAGGACGTGAACAAGCTGGCTCTGACCATCCGCCAGGCCTTTTATCTGGCCCGTTCCGGGCGGCCCGGCCCGGTGCTGGTGGACCTGCCCAAGGATGTGGTCCAGGCCAGGGCGGAGTTTACCTGGCCCGAAGACATCTACATGCGCAGCTACAACCCCACCTACAAGCCCAATCTCAACCAGTTGCGGCGCACGGTGGAAGAGCTGGCCCAGGCCAAACGCCCGGTGCTGCTGGCAGGCGGCGGCGTGATCATGGCCAATGCCGCCGAAGAACTGACCGCCCTGGCGCGCCGCCTGCACATTCCCGTGGCCTGCACGCTCATGGGGCTGGGCGGCTTTCCGGCCACGGACCCGCTTTCGCTGGGCATGGTGGGCATGCACGGCACCTACGCCGCCAATCTCGCCATCAACAACGCGGACCTGCTGGTCTGCGTGGGCGCGCGCTTTGACGACCGCGTCACCGGCAAACTGACGGCCTTCGCGCCCAAGGCGCGCATTGTGCATATCGACATCGACCCCACCTCCATCCGCAAGAACGTGGCGGTGGAAGTGCCGGTGGTGGGCGACTGCAAGCAGGCTCTGGCGGGCATCATGGAAATCTGCGAGGCCAAGCTGTCCGGCAAGGACTGGGCCGCGGAGCACGCCGAATGGGTCAGGGCCGTGGCCGAATGGAAGGAAAGCAAGCCCCTCAGTTACCAGAAAAACGGCAACATCAAGCCCCAACAGGTAGTGGAAGCCCTGCGCGAACTCACCCGCGGCGACGCCATCATCGCCACGGAAGTGGGACAGCACCAGATGTGGGCGGCCCAGTTCTACAGCTTCACCAAGCCGCGCACCCTGCTGACCAGCGGCGGCCTGGGCACCATGGGCTACGGCTTTCCGGCGGCCATCGGCGCGCAGTTCGCCCTGCCGGACAAGATGGTCATCGCCGTGGCCGGCGACGCCTCGCTGCAGATGAACATTCAGGAACTGGCCACGGCCGTGGCCTATAAACTGCCGGTCAAGGTGGTTATTCTGAACAACCGCCATCTCGGCATGGTGCGCCAGTGGCAGGAGCTTTTCTACAACCACAATTACAGCTCCACCAATATGGAGGCTCAGCCTGACTTTGTGAAGCTGGCTGAAGCCTACGGGGCCGAAGGCTACCGCATTGAAAAGCCTGAGGATCTCCTGCCCGAGCTGGAAAAGGCCCTGGCCACGCCCAACCCCGCCTTCATCGACGTGGTGGTGGAGCGCGAGGAAAACGTCTATCCCATTGTGCCCGCCGGCGCGGCGCTGGACGAAATGCTGCTGGTGTAG
- a CDS encoding methyl-accepting chemotaxis protein encodes MKLSSKISFSMGTLTVLIAILASYLLLQMQQINSTATVMAERYIPVIDLAGKLNNDVSEYRIMEIRHVYATDSVIKEDREKAMSPLLKNIDGYLREINAILRAPATKAALKQVDERLKDYLSLSGKLLDISRQNQPEEAVKLLLGDSRTLYNDLSEQINNLVLEVRKNVDTANAEADVNFNKSNMMGISLTVLSIFISVLLTIMIVRNSVRQLGKDPGELNTIARRVVDGDYNVDDGGKKMGVYGAIVEMVHALKSHIENAQRESENAREQSAKAQEAMRQAEDASREAKAKTEAMLAAADKLEEMGSVVSSASTQLSAQIEQSDRGASESAQRLSEAATAMNEMNATVQEVARNAGSASSASAETREKAEAGAQVVEKAVRSIEEVHQMSLELKGDMAQLNEHAQDITRIMGVISDIADQTNLLALNAAIEAARAGEAGRGFAVVADEVRKLAEKTMASTNDVGNAIKAIQESTAKSMTGVDNAVERIGEATELASRSGAALEEIVATVEATGDQVNAIATASEEQSAASEEINQSIVQVNDIARQSAEAMGEAAKAVSDLAAQAQGLTNLIHELKEA; translated from the coding sequence ATGAAGTTGTCGTCCAAAATTTCTTTCAGCATGGGGACATTGACGGTGCTGATCGCCATTCTGGCCTCTTATCTGTTGCTACAAATGCAACAAATCAACAGCACGGCCACCGTCATGGCTGAGCGATATATTCCGGTCATCGATCTGGCGGGAAAGCTGAACAATGATGTGTCGGAATATCGCATTATGGAAATACGCCACGTCTACGCCACTGACAGCGTCATAAAAGAGGACAGGGAAAAAGCCATGAGCCCCCTGCTGAAAAATATTGACGGTTATCTGCGGGAAATTAACGCCATCCTGCGCGCTCCGGCAACCAAAGCGGCATTGAAGCAGGTCGACGAACGCCTGAAAGACTATCTCAGTCTCTCCGGCAAGCTGCTGGACATCTCCCGTCAGAATCAGCCGGAAGAAGCCGTCAAATTATTGTTGGGCGACTCCCGCACCCTTTACAATGACCTGAGTGAACAGATCAACAATCTAGTGCTGGAGGTCAGAAAAAATGTCGACACAGCCAATGCCGAGGCAGATGTCAATTTCAACAAAAGCAATATGATGGGCATCAGCTTGACCGTACTGTCAATTTTTATCTCCGTGCTGCTCACCATCATGATTGTACGCAACAGCGTGCGCCAGTTGGGCAAGGACCCCGGCGAACTGAACACCATTGCGCGACGGGTGGTGGACGGAGACTATAACGTGGACGACGGCGGCAAAAAAATGGGGGTCTACGGCGCCATTGTGGAAATGGTTCATGCCCTGAAAAGCCATATTGAAAACGCCCAACGCGAATCGGAAAACGCCAGGGAACAGTCCGCCAAGGCCCAGGAAGCCATGCGACAGGCTGAAGACGCCAGCCGGGAGGCCAAGGCCAAGACGGAAGCCATGCTGGCGGCCGCCGACAAACTGGAGGAAATGGGCAGCGTGGTTTCCTCTGCCTCCACCCAGTTGTCCGCCCAGATCGAACAATCCGACCGTGGCGCGTCCGAGTCCGCCCAGCGCCTCTCCGAAGCGGCCACGGCCATGAACGAGATGAACGCCACGGTTCAGGAAGTGGCCCGTAACGCTGGTTCCGCCTCCTCCGCATCCGCCGAAACCAGGGAAAAGGCCGAAGCCGGAGCGCAAGTGGTGGAAAAGGCCGTGCGCAGTATTGAAGAGGTGCACCAGATGTCCCTGGAACTCAAGGGCGATATGGCCCAGCTTAACGAGCACGCCCAGGACATCACCCGGATCATGGGCGTCATCTCGGACATCGCGGATCAGACCAATCTGCTGGCCCTCAATGCCGCCATTGAAGCGGCCCGCGCGGGCGAGGCAGGGCGCGGCTTTGCTGTGGTCGCCGACGAGGTGCGCAAGCTGGCCGAAAAAACCATGGCCTCCACCAACGACGTGGGCAACGCCATCAAGGCCATTCAGGAAAGCACGGCCAAGAGCATGACCGGCGTGGACAATGCCGTGGAGCGCATCGGCGAAGCCACGGAGCTGGCCAGCCGGTCGGGCGCGGCCCTGGAAGAAATTGTGGCCACCGTGGAGGCCACCGGCGATCAGGTCAACGCCATCGCCACGGCCAGCGAGGAGCAGTCCGCCGCCAGCGAAGAGATCAACCAGTCCATTGTCCAGGTCAATGACATCGCCAGGCAGAGCGCCGAGGCCATGGGCGAGGCGGCCAAGGCCGTATCCGATCTGGCCGCCCAGGCGCAGGGGCTTACGAACCTGATCCACGAGCTGAAAGAGGCCTGA
- a CDS encoding methyl-accepting chemotaxis protein — MKLSTKISFSMGTLTVIIAILAVYLLVQMGSINNISTILAGRNIPVIDVAGKLNNDVSEYRIVEVRHIYATDATVMQANEKELADWKKAVTGYLAELNRLVKVGDVKAALDKVNSQLNGYFSISDKLLDISRQNHTEEAVKLLLGDSRQVYRDLSAQLNELVTAARKNAESNSAQGDEMYANSNMVGTALTVLAILIAVLLTVLVVRNTVRQLGKDPGELNAIARRVVDGDYNVDDGGKKMGVYGAIVEMVNALKSHIENAQRESENAREQSAKAQEAMQQAEAASKEAQGKTQAMLAAADKLEEVGNVVSSASSELSAQIEQSDRGAAESAQRLSEAATAMNEMNATVQEVARNAGSASAASAETKEKAEAGAHVVEKAVRSIEEVHQQSLQLKDDMTQLNEHAQDITRIMGVISDIADQTNLLALNAAIEAARAGEAGRGFAVVADEVRKLAEKTMASTNDVGNAIKAIQESTAKSMTGVDNAVERIGEATELANQSGQALQEIVATVEATGDQVNAIATASEEQSAASEEINQSIVQVNDMSRQTAEAMGEAAKAVSDLAAQAQGLTNLIQELKQA, encoded by the coding sequence ATGAAATTGTCCACAAAAATTTCTTTCAGTATGGGCACACTGACGGTTATTATCGCCATTCTGGCAGTGTATCTGCTGGTGCAGATGGGCAGCATCAACAATATATCCACAATTCTCGCGGGAAGGAACATCCCTGTCATTGATGTGGCTGGCAAACTGAACAATGATGTGTCTGAATACCGCATTGTGGAAGTGCGCCATATTTACGCCACGGATGCGACGGTGATGCAGGCCAATGAAAAAGAGCTGGCCGATTGGAAAAAAGCCGTCACCGGCTATCTGGCCGAACTCAACCGACTGGTCAAAGTGGGGGATGTCAAGGCGGCGCTGGACAAGGTCAACAGCCAGTTGAACGGGTATTTCAGCATCTCCGACAAACTGCTGGACATCTCTCGCCAGAACCATACGGAAGAAGCCGTCAAGCTGCTGCTGGGCGATTCGCGCCAAGTTTATCGCGATTTGAGCGCGCAGCTCAATGAGCTTGTGACCGCGGCCCGCAAGAATGCTGAGAGCAACAGCGCTCAGGGCGACGAGATGTACGCCAACAGCAACATGGTCGGTACGGCCCTGACCGTGCTTGCCATTCTGATCGCCGTGCTGCTCACCGTGCTGGTCGTGCGCAATACCGTGCGCCAGTTGGGCAAGGACCCCGGCGAGCTGAACGCCATTGCCCGCCGCGTGGTGGACGGCGATTATAATGTGGACGACGGCGGCAAGAAAATGGGCGTCTACGGCGCCATTGTGGAAATGGTCAACGCGCTGAAAAGCCATATTGAAAATGCCCAGCGCGAATCGGAAAACGCCAGGGAGCAGTCCGCCAAAGCCCAGGAGGCCATGCAACAGGCCGAGGCGGCCAGCAAGGAGGCCCAGGGCAAGACCCAGGCCATGCTGGCGGCCGCCGACAAGTTGGAGGAAGTGGGCAATGTGGTTTCTTCGGCCTCCAGCGAGCTTTCGGCCCAGATTGAACAATCCGACCGGGGCGCGGCAGAATCCGCCCAACGCCTCTCCGAAGCGGCCACGGCCATGAACGAAATGAACGCCACGGTCCAGGAAGTGGCCAGAAACGCGGGTTCCGCCTCCGCCGCTTCCGCCGAAACCAAGGAAAAGGCCGAGGCCGGGGCCCACGTGGTGGAAAAGGCTGTGCGCAGCATTGAGGAAGTCCATCAGCAGTCCCTGCAACTCAAGGACGACATGACCCAGCTCAACGAACACGCCCAGGATATCACCCGGATCATGGGCGTCATCTCGGACATCGCGGACCAGACCAACCTGCTGGCCCTCAACGCGGCCATTGAAGCGGCCCGCGCGGGCGAGGCCGGACGCGGCTTTGCCGTGGTGGCCGACGAAGTGCGCAAACTGGCTGAAAAGACCATGGCCTCCACCAACGACGTGGGCAACGCCATCAAGGCCATTCAGGAAAGCACGGCCAAAAGCATGACCGGCGTGGACAATGCCGTGGAGCGCATCGGCGAAGCCACGGAACTGGCCAACCAGTCCGGTCAGGCCTTGCAGGAAATAGTGGCCACTGTGGAGGCCACCGGCGATCAGGTCAACGCCATCGCCACGGCCAGTGAGGAGCAGTCCGCCGCCAGCGAGGAGATCAACCAGTCCATCGTCCAGGTCAACGACATGTCCCGCCAGACCGCCGAGGCCATGGGCGAGGCGGCCAAGGCCGTGTCCGACCTGGCCGCTCAGGCCCAGGGACTTACGAATCTGATTCAGGAATTGAAACAGGCCTGA
- a CDS encoding methyl-accepting chemotaxis protein, with amino-acid sequence MTLRTKLLLLTAILLLLLCGQGLFSLYQMNSINDASTEISKNWLPSCNAANSLNTLTSDYRLYEVMHVYSTTPEDMDNYEKLMAETLEKIQNSYSKLISSPDEQSMYNDFVVAWDDFSKIHDQIFALSKQNRTEEAMALLLGQSRTAYLKASDQLLKIVALNTEGGEKSSLAGDELYDASKALVSILLAAGILIGAILALFIIRGVLRQLGKDPGALDGVAKRVVGGDYNVDDGSPKIGVYGSIVEMVNALKTHIENAQRESENAREQSARAQEAMQQAEAASKEAQAKTQAMLVAADKLEAVGNVVSSASAELSAQIEQSDRGAAESASRLSEAATAMNEMNATVQEVAKNAGAASTASAETREKAEAGAQVVEKAVHSIEQVHQMSLELKDDMAQLNEHAQDITRIMGVISDIADQTNLLALNAAIEAARAGEAGRGFAVVADEVRKLAEKTMASTNDVGNAIKAIQESMSKSMTGVDNAVERIGEANELASRSGAALQEIVATVEATADQVNDMSKQTAEAMAEAARAVSDLAAQAQGLTDLIQDLKQA; translated from the coding sequence ATGACACTGAGGACAAAACTTCTGCTGCTTACAGCCATACTCTTGCTTCTGCTTTGCGGGCAAGGGCTTTTCAGTCTGTACCAGATGAACAGCATCAATGACGCTTCCACAGAAATCAGCAAAAACTGGCTGCCTTCCTGCAACGCGGCAAACAGTTTGAATACCCTCACGTCTGACTATCGCCTGTACGAAGTCATGCATGTCTATTCCACAACGCCTGAGGACATGGACAATTATGAAAAACTGATGGCGGAAACGCTTGAAAAAATACAAAACAGCTATTCCAAGCTGATCTCAAGCCCTGATGAACAGTCCATGTATAATGATTTTGTCGTCGCATGGGATGATTTCAGCAAGATTCACGATCAAATATTCGCCCTTTCCAAGCAGAATCGCACCGAGGAGGCCATGGCGCTGCTGCTCGGCCAATCCAGGACAGCCTACCTCAAGGCCTCCGACCAGCTTCTCAAAATTGTGGCGCTCAACACGGAAGGCGGCGAAAAATCCAGCCTTGCCGGTGATGAACTGTATGACGCGTCCAAGGCCCTGGTTTCCATCCTGCTGGCGGCCGGCATTCTCATCGGCGCGATTCTGGCCCTCTTCATCATCCGCGGCGTGCTGCGCCAGTTGGGCAAGGACCCCGGCGCGCTGGACGGCGTCGCCAAACGCGTGGTGGGCGGCGACTACAATGTGGACGACGGCAGTCCCAAGATAGGCGTGTACGGTTCCATTGTGGAAATGGTCAACGCCCTGAAAACCCATATTGAAAACGCCCAGCGCGAGTCGGAAAACGCCAGGGAACAGTCCGCCAGGGCCCAGGAGGCCATGCAACAGGCAGAGGCGGCCAGCAAGGAAGCCCAGGCCAAGACCCAGGCCATGCTGGTGGCCGCCGACAAGCTGGAAGCCGTGGGCAATGTGGTTTCCTCCGCCTCCGCCGAACTTTCGGCCCAGATCGAGCAGTCCGACCGGGGCGCGGCCGAATCCGCCTCCCGCCTCTCCGAAGCGGCCACGGCCATGAACGAGATGAACGCCACAGTCCAGGAAGTGGCCAAAAACGCGGGTGCGGCCTCCACCGCTTCCGCCGAAACCAGGGAAAAGGCCGAGGCAGGCGCGCAGGTGGTGGAAAAGGCCGTGCACAGCATTGAGCAGGTCCATCAGATGTCTCTGGAACTCAAGGACGACATGGCCCAGCTCAACGAGCACGCCCAGGACATCACCCGGATCATGGGCGTGATCTCGGACATCGCGGATCAGACCAATCTGCTGGCCCTCAACGCGGCCATTGAGGCCGCCCGCGCGGGCGAGGCCGGACGCGGCTTTGCCGTGGTGGCCGACGAGGTGCGCAAACTGGCCGAAAAAACCATGGCCTCCACCAATGACGTGGGCAACGCCATCAAGGCCATTCAGGAAAGCATGAGCAAGAGCATGACCGGTGTGGACAATGCCGTGGAGCGCATCGGCGAGGCCAATGAACTGGCCAGTCGGTCCGGCGCGGCCCTGCAGGAAATCGTGGCTACGGTGGAGGCCACGGCGGACCAGGTCAACGACATGTCCAAGCAGACCGCCGAGGCCATGGCCGAAGCGGCAAGGGCCGTGTCCGATCTGGCCGCCCAGGCGCAAGGACTCACGGATCTGATTCAGGATCTGAAACAGGCCTGA
- a CDS encoding helix-turn-helix domain-containing protein produces the protein MKEYPKLNEALANILRSRREELKLSKRKLAELAYLERAYVIQLEQGKKRPTLNALFYLSEALGIRADKLICLIEDELERMAKENQ, from the coding sequence ATGAAAGAATATCCTAAGCTAAATGAGGCTCTTGCGAATATTTTGCGAAGTCGGCGCGAAGAGCTGAAGTTGAGCAAACGTAAGTTGGCTGAACTGGCTTATCTGGAGCGCGCTTATGTAATCCAGCTTGAACAGGGGAAGAAAAGGCCGACGTTAAATGCGCTGTTCTATCTGAGTGAGGCTCTGGGGATACGGGCTGATAAACTGATATGCCTGATCGAGGATGAGCTGGAGAGGATGGCAAAAGAAAATCAGTAA
- a CDS encoding methyl-accepting chemotaxis protein yields MKLQTKLVLGFSLVLLMTLGLGIASYYLTENMSVYSAEAAYLDNGKTALLKVQGNYLRFIVYGEESFAKAAMKELEGAIQHFESCLPLIMAAENRRKVEDGIKQVRELGNFLKTVIEDHKKSQKTLAGAEEIFAGLWKRFNALEEGIRTAIAEQGFEQRRIDNLTRSMNLRDETTRLRAAINKLAISSSQEELNNVVEFLEKTRARMIEQKELFLTSSNKTQMAAVVDEMEKYSTLTRDYLEILGRQARDLKKLAAAFRDVEASATELSLFGVQEVQKANARADTVIVSFCTAALLCGILLTLYLSRNVMRQLGKDPGELNAIARRVAGGDYNVHDGGKKQGVYAAIVEMVAALEANIKKAEQETRNAGEQSAKAQDAMRKAEAAGQEAQAKAQALLTVAGRLEEVGTVVSSASTELSTQIEQSDRGAGEAAQRLSEAATAMNEMNATVQEVARNASSASSASADTKEKAEAGAQVVERSLRRIESVHQVSLELKEDMGQLNEHARSIDQIMGVISDIADQTNLLALNAAIEAARAGEAGRGFAVVADEVRKLAEKTMASTHDVGNAIKAIQESTAKSTASVDNAVAQIEEATQFANESGRALEEIVATAEVTADQVNAIAAASEEQSAASEEINHSILECNDMSRQIAEAMAEAAKAVSDLTGQTQELTELIREMKTA; encoded by the coding sequence ATGAAGTTGCAGACAAAGTTGGTACTGGGTTTTTCGCTGGTTCTTCTGATGACGCTGGGCCTGGGCATCGCCAGCTACTATCTGACGGAGAACATGAGCGTCTATTCCGCTGAGGCCGCCTATCTGGACAACGGCAAAACCGCCCTGCTGAAGGTGCAAGGCAACTATCTGAGATTCATCGTCTATGGAGAAGAAAGCTTCGCCAAGGCTGCCATGAAGGAACTGGAGGGGGCCATACAGCATTTCGAGTCGTGCCTTCCCCTGATTATGGCGGCTGAAAACAGGCGGAAAGTGGAGGACGGCATCAAGCAGGTGCGGGAGCTCGGCAACTTCTTGAAAACGGTGATCGAAGACCACAAGAAAAGCCAAAAAACCCTGGCCGGGGCCGAGGAAATTTTCGCCGGTCTGTGGAAGCGGTTTAATGCCCTGGAAGAGGGCATCCGCACTGCCATCGCCGAGCAGGGTTTTGAACAGCGCAGGATAGACAATCTGACGCGGTCCATGAACCTGCGGGATGAGACCACCCGTCTGCGGGCCGCCATCAACAAGCTCGCCATCAGCTCCTCTCAGGAAGAGCTCAACAACGTGGTGGAATTTCTGGAAAAGACGCGCGCCCGCATGATCGAACAAAAGGAACTTTTCCTCACTTCGTCCAACAAGACGCAGATGGCCGCTGTTGTTGACGAAATGGAAAAATACTCCACCCTGACGCGCGACTATCTGGAAATTCTGGGCAGACAGGCGCGGGATTTGAAAAAACTGGCCGCGGCATTCCGTGACGTAGAGGCCAGCGCCACAGAGCTGTCGCTTTTCGGCGTTCAGGAAGTGCAGAAAGCCAACGCCAGAGCCGACACCGTGATCGTGTCTTTCTGCACCGCGGCTCTGCTCTGCGGCATTCTGCTCACCCTCTACCTTTCCCGTAACGTAATGCGCCAGTTGGGCAAGGATCCCGGCGAGCTGAACGCCATTGCCCGCCGCGTGGCGGGCGGCGACTACAATGTGCACGACGGCGGCAAGAAGCAGGGCGTGTACGCCGCCATTGTGGAAATGGTGGCCGCTCTGGAAGCCAATATCAAGAAGGCCGAACAGGAAACCCGGAATGCCGGCGAGCAGTCGGCCAAGGCACAGGATGCCATGCGGAAAGCCGAGGCGGCCGGACAGGAAGCCCAGGCCAAGGCTCAGGCACTGCTGACCGTGGCCGGCAGGCTGGAAGAAGTGGGCACTGTGGTTTCCTCCGCCTCCACCGAGCTTTCCACCCAGATCGAGCAGTCCGACCGGGGCGCGGGCGAGGCCGCCCAGCGCCTTTCCGAGGCCGCCACGGCCATGAACGAGATGAACGCCACCGTGCAGGAAGTGGCCCGCAACGCCTCTTCCGCCTCCTCAGCTTCGGCCGACACCAAGGAAAAGGCCGAAGCAGGCGCCCAAGTGGTGGAGCGCTCCCTGCGGCGCATTGAGTCCGTGCATCAGGTCTCGCTGGAACTCAAGGAAGACATGGGCCAGCTCAACGAGCACGCCCGCTCCATTGACCAGATCATGGGCGTCATTTCGGACATCGCGGACCAGACCAACCTGCTGGCGCTGAACGCCGCCATTGAGGCCGCCCGCGCGGGCGAGGCCGGACGCGGCTTTGCCGTGGTGGCCGACGAGGTGCGCAAGCTGGCCGAAAAAACCATGGCCTCCACCCACGATGTAGGCAACGCCATCAAGGCCATTCAGGAAAGTACCGCCAAGAGCACCGCCTCGGTGGACAACGCCGTGGCCCAGATTGAGGAAGCCACGCAGTTCGCCAACGAATCCGGGCGCGCTCTGGAAGAAATCGTGGCCACGGCTGAAGTCACGGCCGATCAGGTCAACGCCATCGCCGCAGCCAGCGAGGAGCAGTCCGCCGCCAGCGAGGAGATCAACCACTCCATTCTCGAATGCAACGATATGAGCAGACAGATCGCCGAGGCCATGGCCGAAGCGGCCAAGGCCGTATCCGATCTGACCGGCCAGACCCAGGAGCTTACGGAACTGATTCGTGAGATGAAAACCGCCTGA
- the ilvC gene encoding ketol-acid reductoisomerase, which yields MKVYYDQDADLNVLKNKTVAIIGYGSQGHAHAQNLRDSGVKVVVGQRPGGANYELAKEHGFTPVSAAEAAKQADLIMILLPDEVQAAVYENDIKPHLTKGKALLFAHGFNIHFSQIQPPKDVDVFLIAPKGPGHLVRRTFTEGGGVPCLVAIEQDATGEALKVALAYAKGIGGTRSGVIETSFREETETDLFGEQAVLCGGISALIKAGFETLVEAGYQPEMAYFECMHEMKLIVDLMYEGGLSRMRYSISNTAEYGDYVSGPRLINENVKKEMKGVLKDIQSGKFARDFILEARAKYPMFLTTRRNESEHQIEQVGRNLRGMMSWLKKDKKD from the coding sequence ATGAAAGTTTATTATGATCAGGATGCCGATCTCAATGTTTTGAAAAATAAAACTGTGGCCATCATCGGCTACGGCAGCCAGGGCCATGCCCATGCCCAGAACCTGCGGGATTCCGGCGTCAAGGTGGTCGTGGGCCAGCGCCCCGGCGGCGCCAACTACGAGCTTGCCAAGGAACACGGCTTCACGCCGGTGTCCGCCGCCGAAGCCGCGAAACAGGCCGATCTGATCATGATTCTGCTGCCTGACGAAGTGCAGGCGGCGGTCTATGAAAACGACATCAAGCCCCACCTGACCAAGGGCAAGGCCCTGCTGTTCGCCCACGGCTTCAACATCCATTTCAGCCAGATCCAGCCGCCCAAGGACGTGGATGTCTTCCTCATCGCGCCCAAGGGTCCCGGCCATCTGGTGCGCCGCACCTTTACCGAGGGCGGCGGCGTGCCCTGCCTGGTGGCCATTGAGCAGGACGCGACGGGCGAGGCCCTCAAGGTGGCCCTGGCCTATGCCAAGGGCATCGGCGGCACCCGCTCCGGCGTCATTGAAACCAGCTTCCGCGAAGAGACGGAAACCGACCTCTTCGGCGAACAGGCCGTGCTCTGCGGCGGCATCTCCGCCCTGATCAAGGCCGGTTTCGAAACTCTGGTGGAAGCCGGGTACCAGCCGGAAATGGCTTATTTTGAATGCATGCACGAAATGAAGCTGATCGTGGACCTGATGTACGAGGGCGGCCTCTCGCGTATGCGTTATTCTATCAGCAACACGGCGGAATACGGTGACTATGTCTCCGGTCCGCGTCTGATCAACGAGAACGTGAAAAAGGAAATGAAGGGCGTGCTCAAGGACATCCAGAGCGGCAAATTCGCCCGCGACTTCATTCTGGAAGCCCGCGCCAAGTACCCCATGTTCCTGACCACGCGCCGTAACGAGTCCGAACACCAGATCGAACAGGTGGGCAGGAACCTGCGCGGCATGATGTCCTGGCTGAAGAAGGACAAGAAAGACTAA
- the ilvN gene encoding acetolactate synthase small subunit — protein MQRHVLSVLVENEPGVLSRVVGLFSGRGFNIDSLNVAPTLEDGVSHMTITTYGDSMILEQIMKHLHKIVSVIKVMDFADTPAVEREMMFVKVQAEGPMRGEILRTVEIFRCKVVDVSCNEMTIEATGDYGKLEAIISLLQRFGIKELARTGSVAMRRSKKVD, from the coding sequence ATGCAACGACACGTGCTTTCCGTGCTGGTGGAAAACGAACCCGGCGTGCTTTCCCGCGTGGTGGGCCTGTTCAGCGGGCGCGGCTTCAATATCGATTCGCTCAATGTGGCCCCGACCCTTGAGGACGGCGTTTCGCACATGACCATCACCACCTATGGCGACAGCATGATTCTGGAGCAGATCATGAAGCATCTGCACAAAATCGTCTCGGTCATCAAGGTGATGGATTTTGCGGACACCCCCGCCGTGGAGCGGGAGATGATGTTCGTCAAGGTGCAGGCCGAAGGTCCCATGCGCGGTGAAATTCTGCGCACGGTAGAGATCTTTCGCTGCAAGGTCGTGGACGTCAGCTGCAATGAAATGACCATTGAGGCCACGGGCGACTACGGCAAGCTGGAGGCCATCATCAGCCTGCTGCAGCGTTTTGGCATCAAGGAACTGGCGCGCACCGGCTCTGTGGCCATGCGCCGCTCCAAGAAGGTGGATTGA